A stretch of the Archangium violaceum genome encodes the following:
- a CDS encoding citrate lyase holo-[acyl-carrier protein] synthase has product MSTALAKRALERAEEARVLEAREQRHKVRQELARNMSGRSLVELSLDVPRGSASNEDAERRFLSGLQQLEAGLGVPPAEMLEDAAGYYGFFVTELPALLARRRASRIEEHAAWDRHLTIECYGLAGSFGTTSKVPRELVGAPAAP; this is encoded by the coding sequence ATGAGCACAGCCCTGGCGAAACGAGCGTTGGAGCGCGCCGAGGAGGCGCGTGTCCTGGAAGCACGAGAGCAGCGACACAAGGTGCGCCAGGAGCTCGCCCGGAACATGTCGGGCCGCTCGCTCGTCGAGCTGTCCCTGGACGTCCCCCGGGGGTCCGCGTCGAACGAGGACGCCGAGCGCCGCTTCCTCTCCGGGCTCCAACAGCTGGAAGCGGGGCTGGGCGTGCCGCCCGCCGAGATGCTCGAGGATGCCGCGGGGTACTATGGCTTCTTCGTCACGGAGCTGCCCGCGCTGCTGGCGCGGCGGAGGGCCAGCCGCATCGAGGAGCACGCGGCATGGGATCGGCACCTGACCATCGAGTGCTACGGGCTCGCCGGGAGCTTCGGCACCACGAGCAAGGTGCCCCG
- a CDS encoding ATP-binding protein: MASPLRLLLIEDFEDDALMVLRELRRGGYDVSYTRVETAEALERALDEGPWDAVIADYALPRFDALAAFAMVQRRGLDIPFLIVSGQIGEDTAVKAMKAGVHDFLLKDRLVRLGPAVARELREAALRAERRKMQEQLLLSDRLASLGLLAASVAHEINNPLASLMANLDFILHPEDAEGPVPVSTLSLEHEQALRDCLLCADRIREIIRDIKVFSRPDDKQRGPLDVHRVLDSSLRMAWNHIFHRARIVKDYGECTPVLGSEAPLGQVFLNLLVNAADAIPEGQSTTQEIRVVTRQEGSSHVRVEIHDTGRGIPPELRERIFEPFFTTKPVGVGTGLGLAICRRLVNGMGGELCVESEPGRGSVFHLRLPTTQDLSEHLPRTSGEPTPRRRVLVLDDEVIVGRAVQRLLGAHCEVSVLSRGAEALALVASGRRFDIILSDLMMPEMSGPRFHEELSRLAPEQAQRVIFMTGGAFTEQSQAFLANNGLPCIDKPIDSQRLRALMAEMPPLDAPA; encoded by the coding sequence ATGGCCTCGCCGCTGCGACTGCTGCTCATCGAGGACTTCGAAGATGATGCCCTGATGGTGCTGCGCGAGCTGCGGCGCGGCGGTTACGACGTCTCTTACACCCGTGTCGAGACGGCCGAGGCGCTGGAGCGCGCGCTCGACGAGGGCCCCTGGGACGCCGTCATCGCCGATTACGCGTTGCCGCGCTTCGACGCGCTGGCCGCCTTCGCCATGGTGCAGCGGCGGGGGCTGGACATCCCCTTCCTCATCGTCTCCGGACAGATTGGCGAGGACACGGCCGTGAAGGCGATGAAGGCCGGCGTCCACGACTTCCTGCTGAAGGACCGGCTGGTCCGGCTGGGGCCCGCCGTGGCCCGGGAGCTGCGCGAAGCGGCGCTCCGGGCCGAGCGCCGGAAGATGCAGGAGCAGCTCCTCCTGTCGGACCGGCTCGCCTCGCTGGGGTTGCTGGCCGCCAGCGTGGCGCACGAAATCAACAACCCGCTCGCCTCGCTCATGGCCAACCTGGACTTCATCCTCCACCCCGAGGACGCGGAGGGGCCGGTGCCCGTGTCGACCCTCTCCCTTGAGCACGAGCAGGCGCTGCGCGACTGCCTCCTGTGCGCCGATCGCATCCGGGAGATCATCCGCGACATCAAGGTCTTCTCCCGGCCGGATGACAAGCAGCGCGGCCCCCTGGACGTGCACCGGGTGCTCGACTCCTCGCTGCGCATGGCGTGGAACCACATCTTCCACCGCGCCCGCATCGTCAAGGACTACGGCGAATGCACGCCGGTGCTCGGCAGCGAGGCGCCGCTCGGGCAGGTCTTCCTCAACCTGCTCGTCAACGCCGCCGACGCCATCCCCGAGGGCCAGAGCACCACCCAGGAAATCCGAGTGGTGACGCGCCAGGAGGGGAGCAGCCACGTCCGGGTGGAGATCCACGACACCGGCCGGGGCATCCCCCCGGAGCTGCGCGAGCGCATCTTCGAGCCCTTCTTCACCACCAAACCGGTGGGCGTGGGCACGGGACTGGGGCTGGCCATCTGCCGCCGCCTCGTCAACGGGATGGGAGGGGAGCTCTGCGTGGAGAGCGAGCCGGGGCGGGGCTCCGTGTTCCACCTGCGCCTGCCCACCACCCAGGACCTGTCCGAACACCTCCCTCGGACCAGTGGCGAGCCAACACCCCGGCGTCGCGTCCTGGTCCTGGATGACGAGGTCATCGTCGGCCGCGCCGTCCAGCGCCTGCTCGGGGCGCACTGCGAGGTCTCCGTGCTCTCCCGGGGCGCGGAGGCGTTGGCGCTGGTGGCCTCGGGCCGGCGCTTCGACATCATCCTGAGCGACCTGATGATGCCGGAGATGAGCGGTCCCCGGTTCCATGAGGAGCTGTCCCGATTGGCGCCGGAGCAGGCGCAGCGCGTCATCTTCATGACCGGGGGCGCCTTCACGGAGCAGTCGCAAGCCTTCCTGGCGAACAACGGCCTGCCCTGCATCGACAAGCCCATCGACTCCCAGCGGCTGCGCGCCTTGATGGCGGAGATGCCGCCGCTGGATGCGCCCGCCTGA
- a CDS encoding response regulator: MFEPSQRVILLVEDNADDELMTLRAFRKSNIHNPVVVVRDGAEAVDYLFAQGRYAGRDLSIRPQVVLLDLHLPRIDGLEVLRRIRAHEQTCTLPVVILTSSNEERDLVEGYQLGVNSFVHKPVDVTAFFEAVRQLGMYWLVLNELPAKRRNA, from the coding sequence ATGTTCGAGCCAAGCCAACGCGTCATCCTGCTCGTCGAGGACAACGCCGATGACGAGCTGATGACGCTCCGCGCGTTCCGCAAGAGCAACATCCACAACCCGGTGGTCGTCGTGCGCGACGGAGCCGAGGCCGTCGACTACCTCTTCGCCCAGGGCCGGTACGCCGGCCGCGACCTCTCCATCCGGCCCCAGGTCGTCCTGTTGGATCTGCACCTGCCCCGCATCGACGGCCTGGAGGTGCTGCGGCGCATCCGCGCCCACGAGCAGACCTGCACCCTGCCGGTGGTCATCCTCACCTCCTCCAACGAGGAGCGGGATCTGGTGGAGGGCTATCAGCTCGGGGTCAACAGCTTCGTCCACAAGCCCGTGGACGTCACCGCGTTCTTCGAGGCGGTGCGTCAGCTCGGAATGTACTGGCTCGTCCTCAACGAGCTGCCCGCCAAGAGAAGGAATGCTTGA
- a CDS encoding sensor histidine kinase: MTASSPPNPPPDELDERLFQPEYHLLLRAILDNSTEGLTVVDAQGRQLYINDQGRRILGFGLRESVPEEWSKQYGLFYPDKKTPIPSEKLPLYRAMRGEEESTLEYFARNANIPEGLFCFAKARPVRDRQGKHLGATLHLRDTSEQRHAEAEQRRSEIRFQLLVESAQEGIWMVDDENRTIYVNRFLTQMLGYSAEEMKEKTLFDFIRKEDAALMVQYIEERRQGRSALINDFQLVRKDGVRIWTMVSTGPIHDENGNYIGAMAMISDITQRREAEEQVRQLNADLERRIAERTAQFEFSNRELEAFAYSVAHDLRAPLRSISNFTQALTEDCTDKLDEMGLDYIKRIRASSQRMSELIDGILALSRVNRTEFVETEVNLSALARSIAEQLQRWQPERVVCFQLQDGLVDRGDSQLLRLVLENLMGNSWKFTRERAEAQIEFGTLPGDGNERVYFVRDNGAGFDMEYQSKLFGVFQRLHTQQEFEGNGVGLATAQRIVRRHQGRIWAEGQVGHGATFFFTLHD; this comes from the coding sequence ATGACAGCCTCGTCCCCCCCGAATCCTCCCCCCGATGAGCTGGACGAACGTCTCTTCCAGCCCGAGTACCACCTGCTGCTGCGCGCCATCCTCGACAACTCCACCGAGGGATTGACCGTCGTCGACGCACAGGGTCGCCAGCTCTACATCAATGACCAGGGCCGCCGGATCCTCGGCTTCGGGCTCAGGGAATCCGTCCCCGAGGAATGGAGCAAGCAGTACGGCCTCTTCTACCCGGACAAGAAGACGCCGATCCCTTCCGAGAAGCTTCCGCTGTACCGCGCCATGCGGGGAGAGGAGGAATCCACGCTGGAGTACTTCGCCCGCAACGCCAACATCCCGGAAGGACTGTTCTGCTTCGCGAAAGCCAGGCCCGTACGCGACAGACAGGGGAAGCACCTGGGGGCCACCCTCCACCTGCGCGACACCTCGGAGCAGCGCCACGCCGAGGCCGAGCAGCGCCGCAGCGAGATACGGTTCCAGCTCCTCGTGGAGTCCGCCCAGGAGGGGATCTGGATGGTCGATGACGAGAACCGCACCATCTACGTCAATCGATTCCTCACCCAGATGCTGGGCTACTCGGCCGAGGAGATGAAGGAGAAGACGCTCTTCGACTTCATCCGAAAGGAGGATGCCGCCCTCATGGTGCAGTACATCGAGGAGCGGCGCCAGGGCAGGTCCGCCCTCATCAATGACTTCCAGCTCGTGCGCAAGGACGGGGTGCGCATCTGGACCATGGTCTCGACCGGCCCCATCCACGACGAGAACGGCAACTACATCGGGGCGATGGCGATGATCTCCGACATCACCCAGCGCCGCGAGGCCGAGGAGCAGGTGCGCCAGCTCAACGCGGACCTGGAGCGCCGTATCGCCGAACGCACCGCCCAGTTCGAGTTCTCCAACCGCGAGCTGGAGGCCTTCGCGTACTCCGTGGCCCATGATCTGCGCGCCCCGCTGCGCAGCATCTCCAACTTCACCCAGGCGCTGACCGAGGACTGCACGGACAAGCTCGACGAGATGGGCCTGGACTACATCAAGCGCATCCGCGCCTCCTCCCAGCGGATGTCCGAGCTCATCGACGGCATCCTCGCGCTCTCGCGCGTCAACCGCACCGAGTTCGTGGAGACGGAAGTCAACCTGTCCGCCTTGGCGCGCTCCATCGCCGAGCAGCTCCAGCGCTGGCAGCCCGAGCGCGTCGTGTGCTTCCAGCTCCAGGATGGACTGGTGGACCGCGGGGATTCCCAGCTGCTGCGCCTGGTGCTGGAGAACCTGATGGGCAACTCCTGGAAGTTCACCCGCGAGCGGGCCGAGGCGCAGATCGAGTTCGGGACCCTGCCGGGGGACGGGAACGAGCGCGTCTACTTCGTCCGGGACAACGGGGCCGGCTTCGACATGGAGTACCAGAGCAAGCTCTTCGGCGTCTTCCAGCGGCTCCACACGCAGCAGGAGTTCGAGGGCAACGGAGTGGGGCTGGCCACCGCGCAGCGCATCGTCCGGCGCCACCAGGGCCGCATCTGGGCCGAGGGCCAGGTCGGACACGGCGCCACCTTCTTCTTCACCCTCCACGATTGA
- a CDS encoding OPT family oligopeptide transporter: MPEAAKTEAARNDVVPTGIASSEVTQTAAELQPYIPSERTDVAEFTPKAIGIGVVFGIIFGAATVYLALKAGLTVSASIPIAVLAISLLKKLGGSTILENNVVQTIGSAGESIAAGVVFTLPGFLFLSTDSKGSSFFEYWTIFTLALLGGVLGTLMMVPLRRSLIVKEHANLPYPEGTACASVLIAGEKGGDLAKIAFQGVGFAFVYALAQKIVKLIAETPALVTKQTNKFFPSATLNGDITPEYLGVGYIVGPKIAGVLVAGGVLAWLGLIPLLASVVPPDTIAMQLVKLGELKSITSPGSSGGWDPVTHTFSNTAVAIYRAYVRQIGAGAVAAGGFITLLKTLPTIIAAFKESLASFKEGTGAVAQKRTERDLPITVVLFGSVGLVLVMAALPFLPGTVFGRLLLGVLIVVFGFFFVTVASRIVGIIGSSSNPISGMTIATLMATCLIFVGIGWTGDVYQPMALCVGGMVCIAAANAGATSQDLKTGYLVGATPRAQQIGLMIGAVAAAIVIGLTMKLLDTPTEALRAQGVEHMIGTAAFPAPQGTLMATLIKGLLSFNLDWQFVLVGVFLSVTMELCGVKSLSFAVGAYLPLSTTAPIFVGGAIKGLSDYMAARKGEHVEESELGPGNLFSTGLVAGGALAGVVVAILSVNEGISAAISKLSVEQALHHTVGEGGYQLIGVLAFAFMGFVLYRISRRASQA; this comes from the coding sequence ATGCCCGAAGCAGCCAAGACCGAGGCGGCTCGGAACGATGTCGTTCCGACCGGCATCGCCTCGAGCGAAGTCACCCAGACAGCAGCCGAGCTCCAGCCGTACATCCCCTCCGAGCGCACCGACGTCGCCGAATTCACCCCGAAGGCCATCGGTATCGGCGTGGTCTTCGGCATCATCTTCGGCGCGGCGACGGTGTACCTGGCCCTGAAGGCGGGCCTGACCGTCTCCGCCTCCATCCCCATCGCGGTGCTCGCCATCTCGCTGCTCAAGAAGCTGGGGGGCTCGACGATCCTCGAGAACAACGTGGTGCAGACCATCGGCTCCGCGGGCGAGTCCATCGCCGCGGGCGTGGTGTTCACCCTGCCGGGCTTCCTCTTCCTGAGCACCGACAGCAAGGGCTCCAGCTTCTTCGAGTACTGGACCATCTTCACGCTGGCGCTGCTGGGCGGTGTGCTGGGCACGTTGATGATGGTGCCGCTGCGGCGCTCGCTCATCGTGAAGGAGCACGCCAACCTGCCCTACCCCGAGGGCACGGCGTGCGCCTCGGTGCTCATCGCCGGTGAGAAGGGTGGAGACCTGGCGAAGATCGCCTTCCAGGGCGTGGGCTTCGCCTTCGTGTACGCGCTGGCGCAGAAGATCGTGAAGCTCATCGCCGAGACGCCGGCGCTGGTGACGAAGCAGACGAACAAGTTCTTCCCGTCCGCCACGCTCAACGGTGACATCACCCCCGAGTACCTGGGCGTGGGCTACATCGTCGGCCCGAAGATCGCCGGCGTGCTGGTGGCCGGTGGCGTGCTGGCGTGGCTGGGCCTCATCCCGCTGCTGGCCTCGGTGGTGCCGCCGGACACCATCGCGATGCAGTTGGTGAAGCTGGGCGAGCTCAAGAGCATCACCAGCCCGGGCAGCTCGGGTGGGTGGGATCCGGTGACCCACACCTTCTCCAATACGGCGGTGGCCATCTACCGTGCCTACGTGCGGCAGATCGGCGCGGGAGCGGTGGCCGCGGGCGGCTTCATCACGCTGCTCAAGACGCTGCCCACCATCATCGCGGCGTTCAAGGAGAGCCTGGCCTCGTTCAAGGAGGGCACCGGAGCGGTCGCGCAGAAGCGCACCGAGAGGGATCTGCCCATCACCGTCGTGCTCTTCGGCAGCGTGGGCCTCGTGCTGGTGATGGCCGCCCTGCCCTTCCTGCCGGGCACCGTGTTCGGCCGCCTGCTGCTGGGCGTCCTCATCGTGGTGTTCGGCTTCTTCTTCGTGACGGTGGCCTCGCGCATCGTGGGCATCATCGGCTCGTCGTCCAACCCCATCTCCGGAATGACGATCGCCACGCTGATGGCCACGTGCCTCATCTTCGTGGGCATCGGCTGGACGGGTGACGTGTACCAGCCCATGGCGCTGTGCGTGGGCGGCATGGTGTGCATCGCCGCGGCGAACGCGGGCGCCACGTCGCAGGACCTGAAGACGGGCTACCTGGTGGGCGCCACCCCGCGCGCGCAGCAGATCGGCCTCATGATTGGCGCGGTGGCGGCGGCGATCGTCATCGGCCTCACCATGAAGCTGCTGGACACGCCGACGGAGGCGCTGCGGGCCCAGGGCGTGGAGCACATGATTGGCACCGCGGCGTTCCCCGCGCCGCAGGGCACGCTGATGGCCACGCTCATCAAGGGCCTGCTGTCCTTCAACCTGGACTGGCAGTTCGTGCTGGTGGGCGTCTTCCTGTCGGTGACGATGGAGCTGTGCGGCGTGAAGTCGCTGTCCTTCGCCGTGGGCGCGTACCTGCCCCTGTCCACCACCGCGCCCATCTTCGTGGGCGGCGCCATCAAGGGCCTGTCGGACTACATGGCGGCGCGCAAGGGCGAGCACGTGGAGGAGTCCGAGCTCGGCCCCGGCAACCTCTTCTCCACGGGCCTGGTGGCCGGCGGCGCGCTGGCGGGCGTCGTGGTCGCCATCCTGTCGGTGAACGAGGGCATCAGCGCGGCCATCTCCAAGCTGTCCGTGGAGCAGGCCCTGCACCACACCGTGGGTGAGGGCGGCTACCAGCTCATCGGTGTCCTCGCCTTCGCCTTCATGGGCTTCGTGCTGTACCGCATCTCGCGCAGGGCCTCGCAGGCGTAG
- a CDS encoding FAD-dependent oxidoreductase: MRAFGQAVVIGGSVAGLLSARVLSEHFEKVIILEREALPQGPEARKSAPQGRHIHALLEAGLKTLDEMFPGMVQEMVREGVDFIDMARDAAWLQSGSWKVRYEGGPRSILVSRPYLEWKVRGRVTALPNVEVRQGYGVEELLTEASRTRVTGVRVKGPEGEQTLEGELVVDASGRGSRAPHWLELLGYGRPEEEQVGIDLGYTSRFYERPAGFDDFKIMVVNGRAPESRRSGFISNVEGGRWIVSLNGYFGDHAPTDEEGFLEFARKLPAPHLYEYIRNAKPLTQPVTHKIPSSRWLHFEKMERFPEGFVLLGDAVCALNPVFGQGMTVISLGAKLLGESVARARTSPGGLHQGLSRSFHQELGKLIGTAWFLTTTMDLAHPEARGKRPAGLKALLWTIQNMIDLTSVDAKSCHQFYEVLHMRKGAEGLLQPGFAAALLGYSLKSLLVPRERRANLTTLPPAPGKRTRAGDGPLGAAA; encoded by the coding sequence ATGCGTGCATTCGGACAGGCTGTAGTCATTGGAGGCAGTGTCGCGGGACTCCTGAGCGCGCGGGTGCTCTCGGAGCACTTCGAGAAGGTGATCATCCTCGAAAGGGAAGCACTCCCCCAGGGGCCGGAGGCGCGCAAGAGCGCCCCTCAGGGGCGTCACATCCACGCGTTGCTGGAGGCCGGGCTGAAAACGCTGGACGAGATGTTCCCCGGGATGGTGCAGGAGATGGTGCGCGAGGGGGTGGATTTCATCGACATGGCCCGGGATGCCGCCTGGCTCCAGTCCGGAAGCTGGAAGGTCCGCTACGAGGGAGGCCCCCGGTCGATCCTCGTCTCCCGCCCCTATCTGGAATGGAAGGTGCGTGGCCGCGTCACCGCACTGCCCAACGTGGAGGTGCGGCAGGGGTATGGGGTCGAGGAGCTCCTCACGGAAGCCTCGCGCACGCGCGTCACCGGGGTGAGGGTGAAGGGACCGGAGGGAGAGCAGACCCTCGAGGGGGAGCTGGTGGTGGACGCCAGCGGCCGGGGCTCGCGGGCACCGCACTGGCTGGAGCTGCTGGGCTACGGCCGTCCGGAAGAGGAGCAGGTGGGAATCGACCTGGGGTACACGAGCCGGTTCTACGAGCGCCCCGCGGGCTTCGACGACTTCAAGATCATGGTCGTCAATGGCCGGGCGCCCGAGTCCCGGCGCTCGGGCTTCATCTCGAACGTGGAGGGCGGACGGTGGATCGTCAGCCTCAACGGCTACTTCGGAGACCACGCGCCCACCGATGAGGAGGGCTTCCTGGAGTTCGCGCGGAAGCTGCCCGCCCCCCACCTCTACGAGTACATCCGGAACGCGAAACCGCTGACGCAGCCCGTCACGCACAAGATTCCGTCGAGCCGGTGGCTGCACTTCGAGAAGATGGAGCGCTTCCCGGAGGGGTTCGTGCTCCTGGGTGACGCGGTCTGCGCCCTCAACCCCGTCTTCGGCCAGGGCATGACGGTCATCAGCCTGGGGGCGAAGCTCCTCGGGGAGAGCGTCGCCCGGGCGCGCACCTCGCCGGGCGGGCTGCACCAGGGGCTGTCGCGGAGCTTCCATCAGGAGCTCGGCAAGCTCATCGGGACGGCCTGGTTCCTGACCACCACCATGGACCTGGCCCACCCGGAAGCCCGGGGCAAGCGGCCCGCCGGGCTCAAGGCCCTGCTGTGGACCATCCAGAACATGATCGACCTGACCTCGGTGGACGCGAAGTCCTGCCACCAGTTCTACGAGGTGCTGCACATGCGCAAGGGGGCCGAGGGGCTGCTGCAGCCGGGGTTCGCCGCGGCGCTGCTGGGCTACAGCCTCAAGAGCCTGCTCGTCCCCAGGGAGCGGCGGGCGAACCTGACCACCCTGCCCCCCGCGCCAGGGAAGCGGACCCGGGCCGGTGACGGGCCCCTGGGCGCCGCCGCATAG
- a CDS encoding SDR family NAD(P)-dependent oxidoreductase, protein MRRLEQKVAIVTGGSRGIGASVARRLASEGARVVLNYVQNAQAAEEVAASIRAAGGEVLTVRANVGEEPQMQALFATTLERYNRLDILVNNAAAFGSNPLEAIDRAQFQQLVDVNIWGLIVGCRLAGRHMVNGGRIINFSSIGAHKGFAGGGLYAATKAAVESLTRTAATELAPRDITVNALIIGQVATDMASEVPLEMRRQIAAQTLIGKMGRPDDVSGVVAFLASEDARWVTGQALGVNGGYLMR, encoded by the coding sequence ATGCGCAGGCTCGAGCAGAAGGTAGCCATCGTCACGGGTGGCTCTCGCGGCATCGGTGCGTCCGTCGCGCGGCGGCTGGCCTCCGAAGGGGCGAGGGTGGTGCTCAACTACGTGCAGAACGCGCAGGCCGCGGAGGAGGTGGCCGCGTCCATCCGGGCCGCGGGGGGCGAGGTCCTCACCGTGCGCGCGAACGTGGGCGAGGAGCCGCAGATGCAGGCGCTCTTCGCGACGACACTCGAGCGCTACAACCGGTTGGACATCCTGGTCAACAACGCGGCCGCCTTCGGCTCCAACCCGCTCGAGGCCATCGACCGGGCGCAGTTCCAGCAACTCGTGGACGTCAACATCTGGGGGCTGATCGTCGGCTGCCGCCTGGCGGGGCGCCACATGGTGAATGGGGGACGCATCATCAACTTCTCTTCCATTGGCGCCCACAAGGGCTTCGCGGGAGGGGGCCTGTACGCGGCGACCAAGGCCGCTGTCGAGTCACTCACCCGCACCGCGGCCACCGAGCTCGCGCCGCGCGACATCACGGTCAACGCGCTCATCATCGGTCAGGTGGCCACGGACATGGCCTCCGAGGTGCCCTTGGAGATGCGGCGGCAGATCGCCGCCCAGACGTTGATTGGCAAGATGGGTCGTCCCGATGATGTCAGTGGGGTCGTCGCGTTCCTCGCGTCCGAGGACGCCCGCTGGGTGACGGGCCAGGCCCTGGGCGTCAACGGCGGCTACCTGATGCGTTGA
- a CDS encoding methyl-accepting chemotaxis protein, producing MSYGVSCFIWAGWPTLLYGLDPIIIPQAVASFVLLAMVVGIRLAIRLERLLRPYALAEFHKYPELRLEERGFLWPKQRWYLPYCFALFVFATLTVTSIIVAKKTGVGFSELFVEVERMAPALVGLLRERVGGILGTIVLPVVAVGGFMIFAAAWCAWEIARHQSQGAHAVQMSIESIASGKPSLPAWVATDEVGDLSIATAAAFERLRTFSSSLTDSAQMLGQSAERLGSSHKDQTESLSVQAAALQETQVTAQEIRQTSIVAAQKAEDVLQQAERAEQIGRSGEVALEQSLTGMHEIQKQVLQMAQSIRSLDERARQIANITTTVKSLADRSTMLALNAAIEAVRSGEHGKGFAVVAREIRSLADQSIKATYSVQGILQDLSEAIRTTAEMTESGSDKVQSSALQLQSFGDNIRQLSSIVRDNVSSVRQISAAVTQQNQGIGQIFQAVNDLTKIMDQTMASLRTSDEAADQMRMVAERVSVFVGEYDWQTQTPNQ from the coding sequence GTGAGCTACGGCGTCTCCTGCTTCATCTGGGCGGGCTGGCCCACGCTGCTCTACGGGTTGGATCCCATCATCATCCCGCAGGCGGTGGCCTCCTTCGTGCTGCTGGCGATGGTCGTGGGCATCCGGCTCGCCATCCGGCTGGAGCGGCTGCTGCGTCCCTATGCGCTGGCGGAGTTCCACAAGTACCCGGAGCTGCGGCTCGAGGAGCGCGGCTTCCTGTGGCCCAAGCAGAGGTGGTACCTGCCCTACTGCTTCGCCTTGTTCGTGTTCGCCACGCTGACGGTGACGAGCATCATCGTCGCCAAGAAGACCGGTGTCGGCTTCTCCGAGCTCTTCGTGGAGGTGGAGAGGATGGCTCCCGCGCTGGTGGGGCTGCTGCGCGAGCGGGTCGGCGGCATCCTCGGCACCATCGTCCTCCCGGTGGTGGCGGTCGGTGGCTTCATGATCTTCGCGGCGGCGTGGTGTGCCTGGGAGATCGCCCGGCACCAGAGCCAGGGCGCGCACGCCGTGCAGATGTCCATCGAGTCGATTGCCTCGGGCAAGCCCTCCCTGCCGGCATGGGTGGCCACGGACGAGGTGGGAGATCTGTCCATCGCCACCGCGGCGGCCTTCGAGCGGCTTCGGACGTTCTCGTCCTCGCTGACGGACTCGGCGCAGATGCTGGGCCAGTCCGCCGAGCGGCTCGGCAGCTCCCACAAGGATCAGACGGAGTCGCTCTCCGTCCAGGCCGCGGCGCTCCAGGAGACGCAGGTCACCGCGCAGGAAATCCGGCAGACGTCGATTGTGGCCGCCCAGAAGGCGGAGGACGTGCTGCAGCAGGCCGAGCGCGCCGAGCAGATCGGCCGCTCCGGCGAGGTCGCGCTGGAGCAGAGCCTCACGGGCATGCACGAAATCCAGAAGCAGGTGCTCCAGATGGCGCAGAGCATCCGCTCCCTGGACGAGCGCGCCCGGCAGATCGCCAACATCACCACCACGGTGAAGAGCCTGGCGGACCGCTCCACCATGCTGGCGCTCAACGCCGCCATCGAGGCCGTGCGCTCCGGCGAGCATGGCAAGGGCTTCGCGGTGGTGGCGCGGGAGATCCGCAGCCTGGCGGATCAGTCCATCAAGGCGACCTATAGCGTGCAGGGCATCCTGCAGGATCTCAGCGAGGCGATCCGCACCACGGCCGAGATGACGGAGAGCGGTTCCGACAAGGTGCAGAGCAGCGCGCTGCAGCTGCAGTCCTTCGGTGACAACATCCGGCAGCTCTCCAGCATCGTGCGAGACAACGTGAGCTCCGTGCGGCAGATCTCCGCCGCCGTCACCCAGCAGAACCAGGGCATCGGGCAGATCTTCCAGGCGGTGAACGACCTGACGAAGATCATGGACCAGACGATGGCCAGCCTGCGTACCAGCGACGAGGCCGCCGATCAGATGCGCATGGTGGCCGAGCGCGTGAGCGTCTTCGTCGGTGAGTACGACTGGCAGACGCAAACGCCCAATCAGTAG
- a CDS encoding 4'-phosphopantetheinyl transferase family protein, with translation MRRPDRLLLPDGREVVLGWGAVGREDDSALSPLEREGLARCRTDKRRREFVAGRLAAHRALALLEPGLHAEVTVREDGRPDSGRPLFSPEQGLALSISHSAGLAVAGVSRGGPLGVDLEQRVEAGEAFLEEAFAPGEREGYLAVCEGGMDPTTAAWAMKEAVLKVWGVGLRAPLQKVAVRPVRLHAEEGRVSLRLSLEAWGLPPGLGDPPSTLAALLVDWPSGGALAIAG, from the coding sequence GTGCGGAGACCTGACCGGTTGCTCCTGCCCGACGGGCGGGAAGTGGTGCTCGGCTGGGGCGCGGTGGGGAGGGAGGACGACTCCGCCCTGTCGCCCCTGGAACGGGAGGGTCTTGCCCGGTGCAGGACGGACAAGCGGCGGCGGGAGTTCGTCGCGGGCCGGCTCGCCGCACACCGCGCCCTCGCACTGCTGGAGCCGGGGCTGCACGCCGAGGTGACGGTGCGCGAAGACGGGCGGCCCGATTCCGGACGACCCCTCTTCTCACCCGAGCAGGGGCTCGCGCTCTCCATCTCCCACTCCGCGGGGCTGGCGGTGGCGGGAGTCTCTCGCGGAGGGCCGCTGGGCGTGGACCTGGAACAGCGGGTGGAGGCCGGCGAGGCCTTCCTGGAGGAGGCCTTCGCTCCGGGAGAGCGCGAGGGCTACCTCGCCGTGTGCGAGGGCGGGATGGACCCGACCACCGCCGCCTGGGCCATGAAGGAAGCAGTGCTCAAGGTGTGGGGGGTGGGGCTGCGCGCGCCCTTGCAGAAGGTGGCGGTGCGACCGGTGCGGCTCCACGCGGAGGAGGGCCGGGTGTCCCTGAGGTTGAGCCTCGAGGCGTGGGGGCTGCCACCCGGATTGGGGGACCCCCCCTCGACGCTGGCCGCGCTCCTGGTGGACTGGCCATCCGGAGGAGCGCTGGCGATCGCGGGTTGA